The DNA sequence TCTCTCGCATGATTTTAGCGCTATCGAGATTATCAACTCCAAGGATAATACGATCGGGCTTCATACAGTCATTGATTGCGTTGCCCTCTTTTAGGAATTCAGGATTAGAAACAACATCAAAACCGATGAGTGCATTTTTTTCTTTAAGAATCTGTGCAATATGTTGCTTAACCAAAGAGGCAGTACCTACAGGTACTGTTGATTTATTGACAACGAGGAGCGGGTGTTTCATATGTTGAGCTATAGAAGAGGCAGCGGAAAAAACATGAGAGAGATCACAGCTACCATCTGCTTTGGAAGGGGTTGCCACAGCAATAAAACAAACTTGGGAAACTGCAGTAGCTAGCTGATAATCTGTAGTAAAGCTTAAACGCCCATCTTCTACATTGCGTTCGATTAATTCTTTTAATCCAGGCTCATAAATAGGGATTATGCATTTTTGTAGATTTTGAATTTTTTGCTTATTAATATCCAAGCAAATGACATGATGTCCCATTTCAGCAAAGCAAGCTGCTGTTACTAGACCAACATACCCAGCGCCAATGATTGCAATATCCATATTTTCTTATAATCTTTTTATAAATTTATTGTATTTCTAACTTCAGATAAAAAGCCATCTTTTAAAATGAGTACCCTATCACATGAATTTGCTGCTTTTAGATCGTGAGTTACAATAATTATACTTTTGCCCTGTTTTTTAACTAGACGAAGAAGGAGCTCATAAACCATTTCTGCATGAAAAGAGTCAAGGCTTCCAGTTGGTTCATCTGCTAAAATAAGATCGGGATTGTTACATAAAGCACGTGCAATAGCAAGCCTTTGCTTTTCTCCACCAGAGAGAAACTTAACAGGTAGATGAGCATGTTGCTGTAGCTCAACAGCAGATAATAAACGCAAACCAAGCTCTTGTTTATTAAAACGCATACGTGTGATTTTTGCTGGCATAATTACATTATCGATTACGCTATAGTTTTCTAAAAGATAATGGGATTGAAAAACAAACCCTAGCTTTTTTTTACGTAGTGCATAACAACTTTCTTTTTTTGTATTTATGCCACTGATAATTAGTTCACCTTCAGATGGTGTATCTAATGTGCCTAAAATATGCAGTAGGGTGCTTTTTCCAGCTCCAGACTTCCCTAAAATTGCTAAAGATTCTTGATGGTTAACGGTTAAATCAATTCCTTTTAGTAATTCTGTTTGATGAGGAGAAAAAAAAGACTTCTTTAAGTTTTTGGCTAGTAAAATAGTCATTATTCAGACCTTAAAATAGCGCTTACGTTTAAGTAACATGTTTTTATAGCAGGAACAAGAGCTGCAAATAAAGATAAAATAGGAGTTACAATGAATACAAATTGGATAGCTTGAGAGCTAAAGTTAGAAGGGATTATTTGTCCAAAAAAAATGGGGTTTAGTAAAGCTTGTCCTTGTAAAAGACTTAAAATAGAAATAACAAAATCTAGATGCTTTAATGTAAACAATCCAGCTGCAATTCCAATACAGCTACTCATGAATCCCATAATCATCCCACAAAAGCCAAAAATGAAAAGAATGCTTTTTTTACTAGCTCCCATAGCTAATAAAATGCCGATTTCCTTTTTTTTGTTATCAACTAAAATCACAAGTTGCGAAATGATATTGCAA is a window from the Candidatus Rhabdochlamydia porcellionis genome containing:
- a CDS encoding ABC transporter ATP-binding protein, whose amino-acid sequence is MTILLAKNLKKSFFSPHQTELLKGIDLTVNHQESLAILGKSGAGKSTLLHILGTLDTPSEGELIISGINTKKESCYALRKKKLGFVFQSHYLLENYSVIDNVIMPAKITRMRFNKQELGLRLLSAVELQQHAHLPVKFLSGGEKQRLAIARALCNNPDLILADEPTGSLDSFHAEMVYELLLRLVKKQGKSIIIVTHDLKAANSCDRVLILKDGFLSEVRNTINL